The Pseudoalteromonas translucida KMM 520 genome segment TAAACAGCAATGAAGAACTACATAGCTATTTATTATTGTACTAATTTACACTTTTAAATTAGTACAATACATTCAATGTTAAATTTACTTCCGTGCTTTTATAACCCAACAAAAAATACCTGCGTCTATTTTAATAACATCGAACTCGTAGCTAGACCAATTATCTTGCAGAAGGGTTTTTATATACTCAACATCTGAGTTTGACCACGATGCGGCTTGTTGATCTTGTAAGCGAAGCTGAAAAGAATATAAGTTATCGCGGAGCTCTTCTACTCTTTTACTGTCTGTTTGCGGCCAATCAATGATCGCTGGAAGTAGCTCTTTTACTAACAAATTAAACCAGTCTAGCTCATCTTCACTGCTGCATTGACTCTGCTGATATTTTACTTGCTGTAACAGGTTTACATTTTTTTGCTTAAATTGAACTTGTTGCTCAGCAGTGGGCTCTACCTTATTTGTAATAGACTGGCAAAGATCAGCAAAGTCTTGCAGTTGCAATAACAAACCATTGTCTTGATTCAAGTCTTTGAGTACTTTTAGTCCAACTTGACAATCTGTAGAAATAAATGAGTCTTGGTGGTGTACTAACGCAATAAATTCACCATTAGGTTTTAATGCCTTATTTACCGCTAAAAGAGCGGCGGCGGGCTCTGCATACTCAAAACCAAATTGGCTTATAACACTATCAAATTGAATGTTCTCAAACGCTAAGGTTTCAGAGGGCATATTGCCATAAAAGTGTATTTTTTCGAGGTGTTTGTAATTAGGATCTGAGGGGGCATGTTGAGATAATGGTGCTATGCTTGCCGCGTCTGATGCATAAACATCAAAACTTGCATTAAATTGCTGCGCTAAAACAGCCAGTCCACCATTCCCAGTAGCTAGGTCTAAAATTGTAGTTGATTCAGGTAGTGATTTAAAAATAGTTTGCCAAAAATTTGCGACAATGCCTTTATAACCTTGACTGTGCTCCCCTTCTGCAAAACTATTAAGTGATTTGGTCCTTGACCAG includes the following:
- a CDS encoding class I SAM-dependent methyltransferase, with amino-acid sequence MQHWNSYWSRTKSLNSFAEGEHSQGYKGIVANFWQTIFKSLPESTTILDLATGNGGLAVLAQQFNASFDVYASDAASIAPLSQHAPSDPNYKHLEKIHFYGNMPSETLAFENIQFDSVISQFGFEYAEPAAALLAVNKALKPNGEFIALVHHQDSFISTDCQVGLKVLKDLNQDNGLLLQLQDFADLCQSITNKVEPTAEQQVQFKQKNVNLLQQVKYQQSQCSSEDELDWFNLLVKELLPAIIDWPQTDSKRVEELRDNLYSFQLRLQDQQAASWSNSDVEYIKTLLQDNWSSYEFDVIKIDAGIFCWVIKARK